ACCCAGCCCGAGTCCCAGCTCagtcccagcccagcccagtcccACCCAGCCCGAGTCCcagcccagtcccagtcccagctcaGTCCCACCCAGCCCGAGTCCCAGCTCAGTCCCACCCAGCCCGAGTCCCAGCTCAGTCCCACCCAGCCCTAGTCCcagcccagtccccagcccagTCCCAGTCCCCCCAGCTCAGTCCCACAGTCCAGCCCGAGTCCCAGCTCAGTCCGCCCAGCCCGGGTCCCAGCTCAGTCCCCGCAGCCCGGTCCCAGCTCAGTCCCACCCAGCCCGAGTCCCAGCTCAGTCCCCGCCCAGCCCGAGTCCCAGCTCAGTCCCCACCCAGCCCGAGTCCCAGCTCAGTCCCACGCCCAGCCGGTCCCAGCTCAGTCCCACCCAGCCCGAGTCCCAGCTCAGTCCCACCCAGCCCGAGTCCCAGCTCAGTCCCCCAGCCCGAGTCCCAGCTCAGTCCCACCCCAGCCGAGTCCCAGCTCAGTCCCACGCCCAGTCCCAGCTCAGTCCCCAGCTCGGTCCCAGCCCACGCCCGAGGTCCCAGCTCAGTCCCCGTAGCCCGAGTCCCAGCTCAGTCCCACCCAGCCCTGAGTCCCAGCTCAGTCCCCCGCAGCCCGAGTCCCAGCTCAGTCCCCACCCAGCCCGAGTCCCAGCTCAGTCCCCCTGGCCGAGTCCCAGCTCAGTCCCACCCCAGCCCGAGTCCCAGCTCAGTCCCACCCAGCCCGAGTCCCCAGCTCAGTCCCACGCCCAGCCCGAGTCCCAGCTCAGTCCGCCCAGCCCCGAGTCCCAGCTCAGTCCCCCGCCCAGCCCGAGTCCCAGCTCAGTCCCACCCAGCTCAGCCCGCAGCCCCAGCTCAGTCCCACCCAGCCCTAGTCCCAGCTCAGTTCCACCCAGCCGGTCCCAGCTCAGTCCCACCCAGCCCAGGGTCCCAGCTCAGTCCCACAGCCAGGTCCCAGCTCAGTCCCACCCAGCCCGAGTCCCAGCTCAGCCCCACCCCAGCCCGAGTCCCAGCTCAGTCCCACCCAGCCCGAGTCCCAGCTCAGTCCCACCCAGCCCTAGTCCCAGCTCAGTCCCACGCCCAGCCCGAGTCCCAGCTCAGTCCCACGCCCAGCCCGAGTCCCAGCTCAGTCCCACGCCCAGCCCAACCCTGCCCCAACACATTTACATACAGATAACTGCCAAAATGAAGGAAACACAAATGAGGAATACAaaatatattgaaagcaggtgcttccacacaggtgtggttcctgagttaattaaggaattaacatcccatcatgcttagggttctgtataatgtgtgttgtgtctcagtcaccagatctcaacccaattgaacacttactGGAGATTCTGGACCaacgcctgagacagcgttttccaccaccatcaacaaaacacaaaatgatggaatttctAGTGGAAAAATGGCGTCTTATCCCTCAGCTTGTAGAATCTACGCCACGGTGCATTGtagctgttctggcagctcgtGGTGCCCGATGACATATTAAAACACTTTAttttggtgtttcctttattttgacagttacctTGTCCATTACCCTGTTGGCCATCGTtagcctctctgcctgtctgtagtGTCTCCCCCTGCCCTGTAGTAACCAGAGGCAACCCGTTTCCCAGCTTCAACACATTTTCATGTGTAAAATGACAAGCCTCATGGACGTCATTAGAAACTctgtcagtctcctctcctgccctaGAGTAACCCCAAACCAAACCGGCACTGGTCAAATTTACATCTGAAACATGACAAACCTTATGGACGTCATTAGAAACTctgtcagtctcctctcctgccctaGAGTAACCCCAAACCAAACCGCCTAAGCACTGGTCAAATTTAcatctcaaactctgtcagtctcctctcctgcctgaggcGCTGGTCAAATTTTACATCTAGTAAACATGACAAACCTTATGGACGTCATAGAGTAACCCCAAACCAAACCGGCCCTGGTCAAATTTACATCTGAAACATGACAAACCTCATGGACGTCATTGAAACTctgtcagtctcctctcctgccctaGAGTAACCCAAAACCAAACCGGCGCTGGTCAAATTTACATCTGAAACATGACAAAATGGACGTCATTAGAAACTCTGTCACTGGTAACCCCAAACCAAACCGGCACTGGTCAAATTTACATCTGAAACATGACAAGCCTCATGGACGTCATTAGAaactctgtcagtctctctcctgcCCTAGAGTAACCCCAAACCAAACCGGCCCTGGTCAAATTTACATCTGAAACATGACAAACCCACTTCCCAGAAAACTGCAACTCATTTCCTGTCTCGTCTAACtcagcagacagacacagagaaaataaggaggagaaggagggggggtggagaaaaGAGGATGAATACTCGTGAAGATGTAATTGCCTGCAAACGTCACATGATGAAGCTGAATGTCTTGTGGTTGGTTGGCATTTCTGGCGAGGCATATCTAAGCCTGAGGGCTTTCAACATCTCAGTCATTGTATTGTATAAAGTTTTCTGGCTTTGATATGGGCAAGACCCAGCACATCATATCAACAGCCGACATTAAGTATTCATTCTGTATAATACAGTGACAAAGGAACAATGATGATGACAATGATGGCGATGATAAACTCCCCCCTTTTTCATCCACTGTGGTTTTGGACCTGTGATTACAAATGCGTTACATTGTAGGGTGAGAAATATATAAATCTATTTTTAGTCGTTTAAGTTTATACATGGCTGTTTGTTATGACTTCACGTGACATCAATCAGTGTTTCTCCTAAATGCGTTTAGCAGCGGCGCGCTGCCGTTGCTAATTCGTGGACGCCACCGAAAAACATATGTAAAAATAAGAAATAATTTTACCATCCCGTGGTGCACCGCTGCTAAGCGcgtataggggaaacactggttgATGTCATGTGGAAGTCAGAACAAACATCCATAAGAACTTGTATAAACTTAAATAACTAAAACCCAGataaaatatgtaaaaaaatataatagagcaatatatatatattttaatgatTACCTCTGAGAACTAACAATCCcccaaaataaataataaacagtcGGGGAGAATCCAAAATGTAAAAACTATCGTGTcatggggcccccattgattttgttatactgTTTGAGTCATTCAGATAGCATAAGAACAAGGCATAAGCCacagcaaaatgtgtagaattgaagGACATTTAGCTTTAAAATCTTCTCTCAGCCCTATGGCACATTTTTTGTAATGGcatgaaattagctttaaaaaacACAGTACAATGTTCTCTCTGCCCCgcggcaaaatgtatagaattgcaggaaatttgctttaaaacagcaGCAGTTTGTCTCTGCGGCCAAGAAGAGGGCCTCTAAAACCGCACAACTAGCcacacccactaccaccacccgGGTTATGGTTAGTATGGTGCTCCTCACCTGTACACCCAGGGTTATAGTTAGTATGGTGCTCCTCACCTGTACCcccagggttatggttagtatGGTGCTCCTCTGTACCCCCAGGGGTTATGGTTAGTATGGTGCTCCTCACCTGTACAcccagggttatggttagtatGGTGCTCCTCACCTGTACCcccagggttatggttagtatGGTGCTCCTCACCTGTACCcccagggttatggttagtatGGTGCTCCTGGCCTGTACCcccagggttatggttagtatGGTGCTCCTCACCTGTACACCCAGGGTTATTGTTAGTATGGTGCTCCTCACCTGTACCcccagggttatggttagtatGGTGCTCCTCACCTGTACCcccagggttatggttagtatGGTGCTCCTGACCTGTACACCCAGGGTTATAGTTAGTATGGTGGTCCTCACCTGCACCCCCAGGGTTATAGTTAGTATGGTGCTCCTCACCTGTACAcccagggttatggttagtatGGTGGTCCTCACCTGTACACCCAGGGTTATAGTTAGTATGGTGCTCCTCACCTGTACAcccagggttatggttagtatGGTGCTCCTCACCTGTACActcagggttatggttagtatGGTGGTCCTCACCTGTACAcccagggttatggttagtatGGTGCTCCTCACCTGTACAcccagggttatggttagtatGGTGCTCCTCACCTGTACAcccagggttatggttagtatGGTGCTCCTCACCTGTACcccagggttatggttagtatGGTGCTCCTCACCTGTACAcccagggttatggttagtatGGTGCTCCTCACCTGTACAcccagggttatggttagtatGGTGCTCCTCACCTGTACAcccagggttatggttagtatGGTGCTCCTCACCTGTACCcccagggttatggttagtatGGTGCTCCTCACCTGTACAcccagggttatggttagtatGGTGCTCTTCACCTGTACCcccagggttatggttagtatGGTGCTCCTCACCTGTACAcccagggttatggttagtatGGTGCTCTTCACCTGTACCcccagggttatggttagtatGGTGCTCTTCACCTGTACCcccagggttatggttagtatGGTGCTCCTCACCTGTACCcccagggttatggttagtatGGTGCTCCTCACCTGTACAcccagg
The Oncorhynchus keta strain PuntledgeMale-10-30-2019 unplaced genomic scaffold, Oket_V2 Un_contig_19440_pilon_pilon, whole genome shotgun sequence DNA segment above includes these coding regions:
- the LOC127920413 gene encoding uncharacterized protein LOC127920413 isoform X12; its protein translation is MPLCICVCFCVRLCVSMSMSLHKWMTAGRGVVHAEMPVSEEPVQGLQLWVNLRREDKMVEPQYQELKDSQVPKPSREGVTVAVISGQALGVQVRSTILTITLGVQVRSTILTITLGVQVRSTILTITLGVQVRSTILTITLGVQVRSTILTITLGVQVRSTILTITLGVQVRSTILTITLGVQARSTILTITLGVQVRSTILTITLGVQVRSTILTITRVVVVGVASCAVLEALFLAAETNCCCFKANFLQFYTFCRGAERTLYCVF
- the LOC127920413 gene encoding uncharacterized protein LOC127920413 isoform X15, giving the protein MPLCICVCFCVRLCVSMSMSLHKWMTAGRGVVHAEMPVSEEPVQGLQLWVNLRREDKMVEPQYQELKDSQVPKPSREGVTVAVISGQALGVQVKSTILTITLGVQVRSTILTITLGVQVRSTILTITLGVQVRSTILTITLGVQVRSTILTITLGVQVRSTILTITLGVQVRSTILTITLGVQARSTILTITLGVQVRSTILTITLGVQVRSTILTITRVVVVGVASCAVLEALFLAAETNCCCFKANFLQFYTFCRGAERTLYCVF
- the LOC127920413 gene encoding uncharacterized protein LOC127920413 isoform X3, with product MPLCICVCFCVRLCVSMSMSLHKWMTAGRGVVHAEMPVSEEPVQGLQLWVNLRREDKMVEPQYQELKDSQVPKPSREGVTVAVISGQALGVQVKSTILTITLGVQVRSTILTITLGVQVRSTILTITLGVQVRSTILTITLGVQVRSTILTITLGVQVRSTILTITLGVQVRSTILTITLGVQVRSTILTITLGVQVRSTILTITLGVQVRSTILTITLGVQVRSTILTITLGVQARSTILTITLGVQVRSTILTITLGVQVRSTILTITRVVVVGVASCAVLEALFLAAETNCCCFKANFLQFYTFCRGAERTLYCVF
- the LOC127920413 gene encoding uncharacterized protein LOC127920413 isoform X9 translates to MPLCICVCFCVRLCVSMSMSLHKWMTAGRGVVHAEMPVSEEPVQGLQLWVNLRREDKMVEPQYQELKDSQVPKPSREGVTVAVISGQALGVQVKSTILTITLGVQVRSTILTITLGVQVRSTILTITLGVQVRSTILTITLGVQVRSTILTITLGVQVRSTILTITLGVQVRSTILTITLGVQVRSTILTITLGVQARSTILTITLGVQVRSTILTITLGVQVRSTILTITRVVVVGVASCAVLEALFLAAETNCCCFKANFLQFYTFCRGAERTLYCVF
- the LOC127920413 gene encoding uncharacterized protein LOC127920413 isoform X1, whose protein sequence is MPLCICVCFCVRLCVSMSMSLHKWMTAGRGVVHAEMPVSEEPVQGLQLWVNLRREDKMVEPQYQELKDSQVPKPSREGVTVAVISGQALGVQVKSTILTITLGVQVRSTILTITLGVQVRSTILTITLGVQVRSTILTITLGVQVRSTILTITLGVQVRSTILTITLGVQVRSTILTITLGVQVRSTILTITLGVQVRSTILTITLGVQVRSTILTITLGVQVRSTILTITLGVQVRSTILTITLGVQVRSTILTITLGVQARSTILTITLGVQVRSTILTITLGVQVRSTILTITRVVVVGVASCAVLEALFLAAETNCCCFKANFLQFYTFCRGAERTLYCVF
- the LOC127920413 gene encoding uncharacterized protein LOC127920413 isoform X19 → MPLCICVCFCVRLCVSMSMSLHKWMTAGRGVVHAEMPVSEEPVQGLQLWVNLRREDKMVEPQYQELKDSQVPKPSREGVTVAVISGQALGVQVRSTILTITLGVQVRSTILTITLGVQVRSTILTITLGVQVRSTILTITLGVQVRSTILTITLGVQVRSTILTITLGVQARSTILTITLGVQVRSTILTITLGVQVRSTILTITRVVVVGVASCAVLEALFLAAETNCCCFKANFLQFYTFCRGAERTLYCVF
- the LOC127920413 gene encoding uncharacterized protein LOC127920413 isoform X25 — its product is MPLCICVCFCVRLCVSMSMSLHKWMTAGRGVVHAEMPVSEEPVQGLQLWVNLRREDKMVEPQYQELKDSQVPKPSREGVTVAVISGQALGVQVKSTILTITLGVQVRSTILTITLGVQVRSTILTITLGVQVRSTILTITLGVQVRTTILTITLGVQVRSTILTITLGVQVRSTILTITRVVVVGVASCAVLEALFLAAETNCCCFKANFLQFYTFCRGAERTLYCVF
- the LOC127920413 gene encoding uncharacterized protein LOC127920413 isoform X6; protein product: MPLCICVCFCVRLCVSMSMSLHKWMTAGRGVVHAEMPVSEEPVQGLQLWVNLRREDKMVEPQYQELKDSQVPKPSREGVTVAVISGQALGVQVKSTILTITLGVQVRSTILTITLGVQVRSTILTITLGVQVRSTILTITLGVQVRSTILTITLGVQVRSTILTITLGVQVRSTILTITLGVQVRSTILTITLGVQVRSTILTITLGVQARSTILTITLGVQVRSTILTITLGVQVRSTILTITRVVVVGVASCAVLEALFLAAETNCCCFKANFLQFYTFCRGAERTLYCVF
- the LOC127920413 gene encoding uncharacterized protein LOC127920413 isoform X28; its protein translation is MSMSLHKWMTAGRGVVHAEMPVSEEPVQGLQLWVNLRREDKMVEPQYQELKDSQVPKPSREGVTVAVISGQALGVQVRSTILTITLGVQVRSTILTITLGVQVRSTILTITLGVQVRSTILTITLGVQVRSTILTITRVVVVGVASCAVLEALFLAAETNCCCFKANFLQFYTFCRGAERTLYCVF
- the LOC127920413 gene encoding uncharacterized protein LOC127920413 isoform X30, which gives rise to MSMSLHKWMTAGRGVVHAEMPVSEEPVQGLQLWVNLRREDKMVEPQYQELKDSQVPKPSREGVTVAVISGQALGVQVKSTILTITLGVQVRSTILTITLGVQVRSTILTITLGVQVRSTILTITRVVVVGVASCAVLEALFLAAETNCCCFKANFLQFYTFCRGAERTLYCVF
- the LOC127920413 gene encoding uncharacterized protein LOC127920413 isoform X2; this encodes MPLCICVCFCVRLCVSMSMSLHKWMTAGRGVVHAEMPVSEEPVQGLQLWVNLRREDKMVEPQYQELKDSQVPKPSREGVTVAVISGQALGVQVKSTILTITLGVQVRSTILTITLGVQVRSTILTITLGVQVRSTILTITLGVQVRSTILTITLGVQVRSTILTITLGVQVRSTILTITLGVQVRSTILTITLGVQVRSTILTITLGVQVRSTILTITLGVQVRSTILTITLGVQVRSTILTITLGVQARSTILTITLGVQVRSTILTITLGVQVRSTILTITRVVVVGVASCAVLEALFLAAETNCCCFKANFLQFYTFCRGAERTLYCVF
- the LOC127920413 gene encoding uncharacterized protein LOC127920413 isoform X22, which produces MPLCICVCFCVRLCVSMSMSLHKWMTAGRGVVHAEMPVSEEPVQGLQLWVNLRREDKMVEPQYQELKDSQVPKPSREGVTVAVISGQALGVQVKSTILTITLGVQVRSTILTITLGVQVRSTILTITLGVQVRSTILTITLGVQVRSTILTITLGVQVRSTILTITLGVQARSTILTITLGVQVRSTILTITLGVQVRSTILTITRVVVVGVASCAVLEALFLAAETNCCCFKANFLQFYTFCRGAERTLYCVF
- the LOC127920413 gene encoding uncharacterized protein LOC127920413 isoform X11, translating into MPLCICVCFCVRLCVSMSMSLHKWMTAGRGVVHAEMPVSEEPVQGLQLWVNLRREDKMVEPQYQELKDSQVPKPSREGVTVAVISGQALGVQVKSTILTITLGVQVRSTILTITLGVQVRSTILTITLGVQVRSTILTITLGVQVRSTILTITLGVQVRSTILTITLGVQVRSTILTITLGVQARSTILTITLGVQVRSTILTITLGVQVRSTILTITRVVVVGVASCAVLEALFLAAETNCCCFKANFLQFYTFCRGAERTLYCVF
- the LOC127920413 gene encoding pirin-like isoform X31, yielding MSMSLHKWMTAGRGVVHAEMPVSEEPVQGLQLWVNLRREDKMVEPQYQELKDSQVPKPSREGVTVAVISGQALGVQVRTTILTITLGVQVRSTILTITLGVQVRSTILTITRVVVVGVASCAVLEALFLAAETNCCCFKANFLQFYTFCRGAERTLYCVF
- the LOC127920413 gene encoding uncharacterized protein LOC127920413 isoform X27 — its product is MSMSLHKWMTAGRGVVHAEMPVSEEPVQGLQLWVNLRREDKMVEPQYQELKDSQVPKPSREGVTVAVISGQALGVQVKSTILTITLGVQVRSTILTITLGVQVRSTILTITLGVQVRSTILTITLGVQVRSTILTITLGVQVRSTILTITRVVVVGVASCAVLEALFLAAETNCCCFKANFLQFYTFCRGAERTLYCVF
- the LOC127920413 gene encoding uncharacterized protein LOC127920413 isoform X8 — encoded protein: MPLCICVCFCVRLCVSMSMSLHKWMTAGRGVVHAEMPVSEEPVQGLQLWVNLRREDKMVEPQYQELKDSQVPKPSREGVTVAVISGQALGVQVKSTILTITLGVQVRSTILTITLGVQVRSTILTITLGVQVRSTILTITLGVQVRSTILTITLGVQVRSTILTITLGVQVRSTILTITLGVQVRSTILTITLGVQARSTILTITLGVQVRSTILTITLGVQVRSTILTITRVVVVGVASCAVLEALFLAAETNCCCFKANFLQFYTFCRGAERTLYCVF
- the LOC127920413 gene encoding uncharacterized protein LOC127920413 isoform X13; translated protein: MPLCICVCFCVRLCVSMSMSLHKWMTAGRGVVHAEMPVSEEPVQGLQLWVNLRREDKMVEPQYQELKDSQVPKPSREGVTVAVISGQALGVQVKSTILTITLGVQVRSTILTITLGVQVRSTILTITLGVQVRSTILTITLGVQVRSTILTITLGVQVRSTILTITLGVQVRSTILTITLGVQARSTILTITLGVQVRSTILTITLGVQVRSTILTITRVVVVGVASCAVLEALFLAAETNCCCFKANFLQFYTFCRGAERTLYCVF
- the LOC127920413 gene encoding uncharacterized protein LOC127920413 isoform X24, whose product is MPLCICVCFCVRLCVSMSMSLHKWMTAGRGVVHAEMPVSEEPVQGLQLWVNLRREDKMVEPQYQELKDSQVPKPSREGVTVAVISGQALGVQVRSTILTITLGVQVRSTILTITLGVQVRSTILTITLGVQVRSTILTITLGVQVRSTILTITLGVQARSTILTITLGVQVRSTILTITLGVQVRSTILTITRVVVVGVASCAVLEALFLAAETNCCCFKANFLQFYTFCRGAERTLYCVF
- the LOC127920413 gene encoding uncharacterized protein LOC127920413 isoform X23 — translated: MPLCICVCFCVRLCVSMSMSLHKWMTAGRGVVHAEMPVSEEPVQGLQLWVNLRREDKMVEPQYQELKDSQVPKPSREGVTVAVISGQALGVQVRSTILTITLGVQVRSTILTITLGVQVRSTILTITLGVQVRSTILTITLGVQVRSTILTITLGVQVRSTILTITLGVQARSTILTITLGVQVRSTILTITLGVQVRSTILTITRVVVVGVASCAVLEALFLAAETNCCCFKANFLQFYTFCRGAERTLYCVF
- the LOC127920413 gene encoding uncharacterized protein LOC127920413 isoform X7, yielding MPLCICVCFCVRLCVSMSMSLHKWMTAGRGVVHAEMPVSEEPVQGLQLWVNLRREDKMVEPQYQELKDSQVPKPSREGVTVAVISGQALGVQVKSTILTITLGVQVRSTILTITLGVQVRSTILTITLGVQVRSTILTITLGVQVRSTILTITLGVQVRSTILTITLGVQVRSTILTITLGVQVRSTILTITLGVQVRSTILTITLGVQARSTILTITLGVQVRSTILTITLGVQVRSTILTITRVVVVGVASCAVLEALFLAAETNCCCFKANFLQFYTFCRGAERTLYCVF
- the LOC127920413 gene encoding uncharacterized protein LOC127920413 isoform X26, producing the protein MSMSLHKWMTAGRGVVHAEMPVSEEPVQGLQLWVNLRREDKMVEPQYQELKDSQVPKPSREGVTVAVISGQALGVQVKSTILTITLGVQVRSTILTITLGVQVRSTILTITLGVQVRSTILTITLGVQVRSTILTITLGVQVRSTILTITRVVVVGVASCAVLEALFLAAETNCCCFKANFLQFYTFCRGAERTLYCVF
- the LOC127920413 gene encoding uncharacterized protein LOC127920413 isoform X5, producing the protein MPLCICVCFCVRLCVSMSMSLHKWMTAGRGVVHAEMPVSEEPVQGLQLWVNLRREDKMVEPQYQELKDSQVPKPSREGVTVAVISGQALGVQVKSTILTITLGVQVRSTILTITLGVQVRSTILTITLGVQVRSTILTITLGVQVRSTILTITLGVQVRSTILTITLGVQVRSTILTITLGVQVRSTILTITLGVQVRSTILTITLGVQVRSTILTITLGVQARSTILTITLGVQVRSTILTITLGVQVRSTILTITRVVVVGVASCAVLEALFLAAETNCCCFKANFLQFYTFCRGAERTLYCVF
- the LOC127920413 gene encoding uncharacterized protein LOC127920413 isoform X29, giving the protein MSMSLHKWMTAGRGVVHAEMPVSEEPVQGLQLWVNLRREDKMVEPQYQELKDSQVPKPSREGVTVAVISGQALGVQVRSTILTITLGVQVRSTILTITLGVQVRSTILTITLGVQVRSTILTITLGVQVRSTILTITRVVVVGVASCAVLEALFLAAETNCCCFKANFLQFYTFCRGAERTLYCVF
- the LOC127920413 gene encoding uncharacterized protein LOC127920413 isoform X4 — encoded protein: MPLCICVCFCVRLCVSMSMSLHKWMTAGRGVVHAEMPVSEEPVQGLQLWVNLRREDKMVEPQYQELKDSQVPKPSREGVTVAVISGQALGVQVKSTILTITLGVQVRSTILTITLGVQVRSTILTITLGVQVRSTILTITLGVQVRSTILTITLGVQVRSTILTITLGVQVRSTILTITLGVQVRSTILTITLGVQVRSTILTITLGVQVRSTILTITLGVQVRSTILTITLGVQARSTILTITLGVQVRSTILTITLGVQVRSTILTITRVVVVGVASCAVLEALFLAAETNCCCFKANFLQFYTFCRGAERTLYCVF
- the LOC127920413 gene encoding uncharacterized protein LOC127920413 isoform X18 → MPLCICVCFCVRLCVSMSMSLHKWMTAGRGVVHAEMPVSEEPVQGLQLWVNLRREDKMVEPQYQELKDSQVPKPSREGVTVAVISGQALGVQVKSTILTITLGVQVRSTILTITLGVQVRSTILTITLGVQVRSTILTITLGVQVRSTILTITLGVQVRSTILTITLGVQARSTILTITLGVQVRSTILTITLGVQVRSTILTITRVVVVGVASCAVLEALFLAAETNCCCFKANFLQFYTFCRGAERTLYCVF
- the LOC127920413 gene encoding uncharacterized protein LOC127920413 isoform X10 is translated as MPLCICVCFCVRLCVSMSMSLHKWMTAGRGVVHAEMPVSEEPVQGLQLWVNLRREDKMVEPQYQELKDSQVPKPSREGVTVAVISGQALGVQVKSTILTITLGVQVRSTILTITLGVQVRSTILTITLGVQVRSTILTITLGVQVRSTILTITLGVQVRSTILTITLGVQVRSTILTITLGVQVRSTILTITLGVQARSTILTITLGVQVRSTILTITLGVQVRSTILTITRVVVVGVASCAVLEALFLAAETNCCCFKANFLQFYTFCRGAERTLYCVF